Within the Dehalococcoidia bacterium genome, the region CGGAAAGCCATGCGCTTTCCAAGTTCTTATACCTGTTTCATCCCTTACCTACCCCTGTCAGCCCTTGATGGGAGAGGGGGTTCTTAGCACTGCCCCGTGTTGCGGGCTTGGACTGGATGAATGACAATCGGGGAAAGACTATCAGGAGACTGACCTATGACATACTCCCTCGCTGATCTGGACGCCATGAGCATTGAGGTGGCACAGGCGCTTTCGTTTGATGAGAGGGACGCGCTGCTTGACCTCATTATCGCAGACGGGCGGCACCAGACGACGGACATGGACTCGTATCGCATTGGACTGTACGGGGACTACTTCGACGAAGACGTGACGCGGATGCTGAAGGTGAAGGCGATCAAGGTGCACGTCAGGGGTACTACGGCGTCCGGGTTCGACGGCGTGCTCGGGGGCGAGTCCGACGAGTAGCAGTACCGCGCGGCGTTCCGGCATGTACAGCAGTCGCTCGAGGCGGCGGGTACAAGCTACGACCGCGTCGTCACGCTGGTCGTCTTCCTGACAGATATGGACAAGTGGCCGGTGCTCAATGAGATCTACAGCGAGTTCATATCGAGCATGCCGTGCAGGGCTGTGATTGGGACGACGGGTCTGGCGCAGCCTCCGCTGACGATTGAGATCGTGAACTGTATTGGGTACCGAGTAGCGGAGTAGGGGCAGTTCGGGCTCCTCACCCTCACCCGTTAAGGGCTTACAGGCGTAGGTAAGCTGACAATTCGTTCGTCACCGGATCAAGTCCGGCGCAGGCTCTGAGCTTGTCGAAGGACACCCTCCATCCCCTGGATTCCCGCTTTCGCGGGAATGACGGGTGGTAGGTTAGCGGCGTAGGGGCGGTTCGCGAACCGCCCCTACATTGGTCTCGATGACAGTAGATGCTAGACGAGACCCTCGTGCACGGCGGCGGTCTCGATTAGGTCCCATCCGTGCTGGATACCGGGGACGAAGCTGTCGCAGGCCTCACCTTTCAGGACGATCTGTTCCACTTCGTCGCGGCCAGTGATGGAGAGGAACGTGGTCTCGATCTGGTCGAATAGATTCTGGTCAATGTCGCCTTGTGCGGTGAAGCAGCAGTGGCTGTATGGAGGGCTGGACCAGAACGCGCGGACATTGTTGACTGCATCACTGCCGTCCTCAGCCATGGTCTCCAGAGTGCGACGGCTCACGGCACCGGCGTCGAACTCGCCAGAGTAGACGCGCTCGACCACGTCACGCTCGTCTGAGGCGGTCTGCGAGTTTCGGTCCTCGTAGAAGCTGACCACGGCGAGGTCGTTCGGGGGGTTGAGACCCGCCTCCTTGATCATGTGATACGGCACCAGGCCTGCCTGCTCTGAGCCGCGTCGGCCGAAGGCGAAGCGCTTACCGATCAAGTCCTCCACGGTCACGATGTCAGAGTCTGCTCCAGCTATCAGATGGGTGACGAAGCCGACGTCGACGTCGCGCATCGCGATTACCCGGCACGGGTCATCGAGGAGTCGCCTGATCTTCACGTATCCCAGCGGGCCGTTCCAGGCGAGGTCGATGTCGCCGTTTACGAAGGCGTCGACCATCGCGTCGTAGTCTGAGTACAGCACCCAGTCGAGGTCGATGCCGCGCCGGCGGAAGATGGTCTCGAGGCCCTGGAAGACGTCGAAGTGGGATTGAGTTGCTGAACCGCCTAGTCTGACCATGTCTGCTCCCCTGACTTCGGCCCGTCGTTCCGGCGAAGGCCGGAACCCAGTAGGCTGGGATGCTGCTTAGGTGGCTGATGTCAGAGCCTCTTCACCCTCACCCCAGCCCTCTCCCGTCAAGGGAGAGGGGGTAAATTGATTGTGTTTCGGACTTTCTTCCTAGATCCCCAGCAGGTCTTCGAGGTTGCGCCAGAGGATCATCTCTTTTTCATTGTCGCTCAGGCTCTCGAGGCCCATGATCCAGGAGACGGGCCAGTCGATGCACATGTCGTAGGGCCAGTCGGTGCCGAACAGGACGCGGTCTATGCCGACCCTGTCGATGATGTAGCGCAGCGCATCCTCGCTGTGAGTGATAGTGTCGTAGTAGAACCTGTTGAGATACGCGCTCGGCGGCTGTGAGATGTTGCCGCGGGCCTCGGGCCGCACCTGCCAGCCGCGGTCCATGCGACCGATGCCGAAGCAGGTGTAGCCGCCGCCGTGGGACAGGCAGATCCTGAGATCGGGACACGCGTCCATCACGCCGCCGTATACGAACGCTGCGTACGTGACGGCCCTGTCGGCATGGTTTCCTATCGTGTTCGGCAGGTGGTACTTGCTCGACCTGGGACTGACGATAGTCGGTCCGCCCTGGTGGATGAGCAACATCGCGCCAAGCTCCTCGCAGGCCTTCCAGAGTGGCAGGAATACGGGGTCGTCGAACGTACGGCCGTTTACGTGGTCGCCGATCATCGCGCCCTTGAGTCCGAGCTGGGTGACGCTCCTCTCGATCTCGGCGATGGAGGCCGGAATGTCCTGCAGCGGCAGGGTTGCCAGTCCAGCAAAGCGGTCGGGGTGGTCGACGGTGAGCTGTGCCACGTAGTCATTGCAGTCGCGCGCCATCGCCGTGGCCGCTTCTGGGTCTTTGTCGTAGCTGTAGAGCACCGCATTCGTCGATAGCACCTGCACGTCGACTCCGAGCGAGTCCATGTCCGCGAGGCGCTCCTCGGGCGTCCACGTCGTCCGCGGGTTGTGGCGGTGTGCGCCGACGGCCTCGGACGTGATTCCGTGCCAGTTCTCACCTGCGTTCATGGCATCTATGAAGCCCTGAGGGGAGATGTGAGCGTGTATGTCTATCGTGCGCATGTAGGTTTCCTCGTTTGGATCTCTAGCTGTTATCTGCTTGGACTCATCAGGGTGACGCCACCGTCGACGGGCATTATCAGGCCGGTCACCCACTTCGCCTCGTCGCTGGCAAGGTAGACGGCGGCCCAACCGATGTCCCACGGGCTCCCTTCAGTGCCGAGCGGCGATGACGCACGCCGTATGTCGCGACGGTCGGAGGTCATGTTCGGGGCGGTCATCGAGGAATACACAGGACCGGGCAGGATGCAGTTGACGCGGATGCCGTCCCCAGCGTGGTCAACTGCCATCGCCTGCGTCAGAGCCATCACACCGCCTTTCGACACGGTGTACGATGTCAGTCCGCGCGGCCTTATCGCAGATATGGACGAGATGTTGATGATCGCTCCGCCGCCTCCCGATGCCATTACCGGCACGGCGTACTTGCTCATCAGCATCATCGACTTCACGTTGACCTGCATGACGCGGTCCCAGTCGTCCGGGTCGACCTCGACCACAGAACCTGCGCCGCCGATGCCGACGTTGTTATGGAGGATGTCGAGTCGTCCGTACCTCTGTACCGTGGCCTCAACCATCGCCTGGCAGCTCTCCGCAGAGGTCACGTCGCCGATGAAGACCGACGCCGTCCCGCCGTGGGACTCGATGGCGTCGAGAGTTCTACTGACGTGCTCTTCGTCGGTGTCAACGAGCAGCACGCTTGCGCCCTCGTACGCGAACAGGATGGCGGCGGCCTGACCGTTGCCGATGACGTCGCCGCGAGAGCCCGCCCCTGTGACGATGGCGACCTTGTCCCTGAGTCGCGGCTGCGGCTCAAGCTGAGTGTCCGTGATGTCTGCCAAAACGCTCCTCCAAGCTCGGCTGTCGCCACGATACTACACGACGGTTGACAGGTGCGCCATGAGGCTCAGTTGGTCGAGTGCGCCCGACAGTTCTTACTCAGAGGTCTCCGGAAGCGAGAGTCCAGTATTGCAAGCCGCTTTGTGGATTCCCACGTGCGCGGGCTGGAATGACGGTCAGAAGTTCGGACATTTGCTCTCCTCTTACGTCCGGATTTGACCACTTATGCATGTGACAATCTTGTGTTATATTGCAAGCTAACAATCCCTTCAGGGATTGCGCTTGGTTATTGCTTGGTTTTGGAATTCCCGGAGTAAAGTTCGCAGACAATACCGACCGGATTCATATGTCCAGCTTTAAGCTGGTTGGGAGGCTCTCATGACTACTGCAGCCACTGAATTGCAACTCCTGGCCCACCTGATGCGACGCGCCGGGTTCGGGGCCAGCCGGAGCCAACTGGAGTCGCTTGCGGAGAAGGGGTACGACGCGGTCGTCGATGAGCTCCTGAACCCGTCCCAGTCCAGCGAGATGAGCGACGACCTCATTCGCCGTTACCATCACGAACAGTCCGGCATGATGGGCCAGCTCAGCCCAGGCTCATACTGGATCTACAAGATGGCGACCTCCACCGACGCACTGCGCGAGAAGATGTCCCTCTTTTGGCACGGCATCTTCGCCACCGGATATCCCAAGATCACCAACGGCAAGGTGCTGAGCGACCAGATCAGGATGTTCCGCCGCTACGGTACGGGGAGCTTCAAGACACTGCTCACCGAGCTCGCCAGAGACCCCTCGATGATCGTGTGGCTGGACAACCACGACAATCACAGGGGCGCCATCAACGAGAACTTCGGACGCGAACTGCTCGAACTCTTCTCTTTGGGCGTCGGCAACTACAGCGAAGATGACATCAAGGAGGCGTCCAGGGCATTCACGGGATGGACGATCGGCAACACCGAGTACATGGCCCTGCGCGCCGAGCGAGACTCGATCTGGCCATACGGCCGCATCTCCTGGCACTTCCAGTTCAACGAAGACGACCATGACGACGGCGAGAAGGAGTTCCTGGGCCGAACAGGCAACTTCAACGGCGAGGAGATCGTGGAGATCATCTGCGAGCAGCCCGCCACCGCCGCGTTCATCGCAAGGCACATGTACCACTTCTTCGTAGCCGATGAGCCGCCGGTACCACAGTGGCCGTACGTCGAGCCTCAGGACCCGGAGGCGATCGAGATACTGTCGAAGGCATACTTGGAGAGCAACTACGACATCGGTCACATGCTGCACGTGCTGTTCACGTCCGACTTCTTCAAGTCGCAGGACTCCTGGTACTCGCGGGTCAAGAGCCCGGCTGAAATCGTCGCCGGCGTGCTCAGACTCACCAACGAGTTCCACAGGCCGAGGCGACAGATCGTAGAGCGTCAGCAGCAGATGACGTGGATGGGCCAGACCCTGATCAATCCGCCGTCCGTTGAGGGCTGGCACGAGGGCCTCGAGTGGATAGACACCGGCACGTTCGTCGAGAGGCTGAACTTCGCGTCCAGCCAGCTCGGCAACACCGAGCATCCCGGCGTGAGGTCGATAATAGAACGAGTGGCCACGAACGGCGGCTCTGCAATATCTCCTTCAGAGCTTGTCGACCGGTGCCTTGATGAGATCGGGGTTATTGCCGTGTCGGACGAGACCAGGTCATCGCTCGTGGACTATGCAGCGGCGGAGGGCGACATCGTCGCCGGACCCGAGGTGGACGAGCAGACCAGCGAAAGAGTAGCGCAGCTGCTCCAGATGATCGCAGCAACTCACGAGTTCCAGAGGGCATAGCGTGTAGGAGCAGGTCTCAAACCTGCACCTACAAAAAGGTGAACGCCATGACCACACTAGAAACTACGCGACAAAGGATGGTCTACAGTCACACCATCGGGCTGTCCACGATGGAGGGACGGGGGTTCTACTACCCGGTGGATACCGTCTGCCACAGCGACGGTAAACTGTACACCATAAGCCGCTCCCTCGAGGGTGACGTCCGTGGAGTCCGCGTCACGATCTACGACATCGACAGCGAGTACTATGGCACCTTCTCTGAGTTCGGCGAGGGCGCCGGCCAGTTCATCTGGCCTGTTGCGATCACGCAGAACTCCCAGGGGCACGTCTACATCAGCGACGAGGACAAGAACGTCGTGACCGGATTCGATACGTCCGGCGCCATCATCAACCATTGGGGCGAGACAGGCAGCGCGCACGGACAGTTGGACGGACCAGCCGGCATGGCTTTCGATGCGAACGACCGCCTGTACGTAGCCGACCAGCACAACCATAGAGTGCAGGTGTTCACTCCAGAGGGCGAGTTCGTTGCCAGCTACGGCTCACAGGGATCCGGCGAGGGGCAGTTCGGACTCCCGTGGGGAATCACCGTCGGCCCTGACGGCTTCCTGTACATCGCGGACTGGCAGAACGACCGGATTCAGAAGCTATCGCTGGACGGAGAGTACGTACGCTCATTCGGCAGGTCCGGTCGCCGCGATGGCGAGCTTCACAGGCCGTCAGGAGTCGCAGTCGACACGGAGGGCTATGTGTACGTGTCCGACTGGGGCAACGAGCGCGTGGTCATCTTCGACGCCGACGGTGGACTCGTGCAGAACATACGCGGCGAGGCGACTGACTCGAAGTGGGCTGAGGCGTTCCTGTCGATCAACCTCGAAGAGGCCGCCGCTCGCGAGCGCGCCAACATGGAGCCTGAGATCGACTTCTTCGTTGACGACCCGCACGAGGTATCATCCCACATAGAGAAGTACTTCTGGGCGCCGACGTCCATCAAGCTTGATGGTGAAGGCCGGATGTACGTCACCGAGAGCAACCGGCACCGGGTTCAGATCTACAAGAGAAACGGGTAGCGGCAGGTTTGAAACCTGCCCTATGACTCAACCCAGAAACAGAGCAACAACAGCAGGGAGTGGTGATATGACAG harbors:
- a CDS encoding amidohydrolase — protein: MRTIDIHAHISPQGFIDAMNAGENWHGITSEAVGAHRHNPRTTWTPEERLADMDSLGVDVQVLSTNAVLYSYDKDPEAATAMARDCNDYVAQLTVDHPDRFAGLATLPLQDIPASIAEIERSVTQLGLKGAMIGDHVNGRTFDDPVFLPLWKACEELGAMLLIHQGGPTIVSPRSSKYHLPNTIGNHADRAVTYAAFVYGGVMDACPDLRICLSHGGGYTCFGIGRMDRGWQVRPEARGNISQPPSAYLNRFYYDTITHSEDALRYIIDRVGIDRVLFGTDWPYDMCIDWPVSWIMGLESLSDNEKEMILWRNLEDLLGI
- a CDS encoding NHL repeat-containing protein — its product is MTTLETTRQRMVYSHTIGLSTMEGRGFYYPVDTVCHSDGKLYTISRSLEGDVRGVRVTIYDIDSEYYGTFSEFGEGAGQFIWPVAITQNSQGHVYISDEDKNVVTGFDTSGAIINHWGETGSAHGQLDGPAGMAFDANDRLYVADQHNHRVQVFTPEGEFVASYGSQGSGEGQFGLPWGITVGPDGFLYIADWQNDRIQKLSLDGEYVRSFGRSGRRDGELHRPSGVAVDTEGYVYVSDWGNERVVIFDADGGLVQNIRGEATDSKWAEAFLSINLEEAAARERANMEPEIDFFVDDPHEVSSHIEKYFWAPTSIKLDGEGRMYVTESNRHRVQIYKRNG
- a CDS encoding glucose 1-dehydrogenase → MTDTQLEPQPRLRDKVAIVTGAGSRGDVIGNGQAAAILFAYEGASVLLVDTDEEHVSRTLDAIESHGGTASVFIGDVTSAESCQAMVEATVQRYGRLDILHNNVGIGGAGSVVEVDPDDWDRVMQVNVKSMMLMSKYAVPVMASGGGGAIINISSISAIRPRGLTSYTVSKGGVMALTQAMAVDHAGDGIRVNCILPGPVYSSMTAPNMTSDRRDIRRASSPLGTEGSPWDIGWAAVYLASDEAKWVTGLIMPVDGGVTLMSPSR
- a CDS encoding DUF1800 domain-containing protein; its protein translation is MTTAATELQLLAHLMRRAGFGASRSQLESLAEKGYDAVVDELLNPSQSSEMSDDLIRRYHHEQSGMMGQLSPGSYWIYKMATSTDALREKMSLFWHGIFATGYPKITNGKVLSDQIRMFRRYGTGSFKTLLTELARDPSMIVWLDNHDNHRGAINENFGRELLELFSLGVGNYSEDDIKEASRAFTGWTIGNTEYMALRAERDSIWPYGRISWHFQFNEDDHDDGEKEFLGRTGNFNGEEIVEIICEQPATAAFIARHMYHFFVADEPPVPQWPYVEPQDPEAIEILSKAYLESNYDIGHMLHVLFTSDFFKSQDSWYSRVKSPAEIVAGVLRLTNEFHRPRRQIVERQQQMTWMGQTLINPPSVEGWHEGLEWIDTGTFVERLNFASSQLGNTEHPGVRSIIERVATNGGSAISPSELVDRCLDEIGVIAVSDETRSSLVDYAAAEGDIVAGPEVDEQTSERVAQLLQMIAATHEFQRA
- a CDS encoding phosphate/phosphite/phosphonate ABC transporter substrate-binding protein; protein product: MVRLGGSATQSHFDVFQGLETIFRRRGIDLDWVLYSDYDAMVDAFVNGDIDLAWNGPLGYVKIRRLLDDPCRVIAMRDVDVGFVTHLIAGADSDIVTVEDLIGKRFAFGRRGSEQAGLVPYHMIKEAGLNPPNDLAVVSFYEDRNSQTASDERDVVERVYSGEFDAGAVSRRTLETMAEDGSDAVNNVRAFWSSPPYSHCCFTAQGDIDQNLFDQIETTFLSITGRDEVEQIVLKGEACDSFVPGIQHGWDLIETAAVHEGLV